The following nucleotide sequence is from bacterium.
GCTCCTCTGGACCATCGACGCCCTCGCCGAGGGCACACACTTCCGACTCGGCTGGGAGACGCCCGCCGCGCTCGGGCGGCGCGCCTTCCGCGTCAACGCCAGCGACCTCGCCGCCATGGGCGGCACCCCGGTGGCGGCGCTGGTCGCGATCGAGGCGCCGCCGTCGCTGCCGGCGTCGGTGCTGGGCGGCGTCATGCGCGGGCTCGTCGCCGACGCGCGGCGCGCCGGCGCGGCCGTCGTCGGCAGCAACCTCGCCGCCAGGCCGGCGGCTCGTCGTCACGGTGGCGCTCCTCGGCGGGCCCCGGGCCGGGTCGTCACGCAGGCCGCGGCGCGCCCGGCGACCTGCTCCTCGTCACCGGCACGCTCGGCGGCGCCGGGCTCGCCGTGCGCGCTGCTGCGCCGACGCCGCGTGCGCCGGCCGGCCGTGCCGTCGCGGCTCGCGGCCGGCCGTGCGCTCGCCCGCGTCGCGCACGCCGCCGTCGACGTCAGCGACGGGCCTGCTCCAGGACGCGGGCCACGTGGCCCGCGCGAGCAACGTCGCGATCGAGCTCGACGCGGCGGCGTTGCCGGTCGCGCCGGCGTGCCGCCGCGCGCTCGACGCGGCGGCGCCGGCGTTCGTCGCGTCGGCCAGGCGAGGACTACAGGCTCCTCGCGGCGGTGCCGCCCGGCCGCCTGCCGGCGCTGCGCGACCTCGGCTGCCGGCTCACGGCCGTCGGCCGCGTGCACGCGGGGCGTCCCGCCGTGCGGCTGGTCGACGCGCAGGGCCGGCCCGTGCGGCTCCGCCGGGGCGGCTTCGACCACTTCCGCTGACGGCGCCCGACGACGGCTTGCCCGTACGGAGCCCCGGGGCTAACGGTGGCCTTCGCCCATGGACCGCCAGCAACTCGTCGCGCTGCTCGAGGCGGTCGCCCGCGGCACGTGTCCCGTCGACGAGGCCCTCGCCCGCCTGCGCACGATGCCCTTCGAGGACCTCGGGTTCGCGCGTGTCGATCATCACCGCGGGCTGCGGACCGGCGTGCCCGAGGTGATCTTCGGCGAGGGCAAGACGCCGGAGCAGGTGATCGCCATCGCCGAGCGGCTCGCGACCACCGAGGCGAACGTGCTCGTGACCCGGCTCGCCGCCGAGGCGGGCGCGGCGCTCGTCGCGGCGGTGCCCGGCTTCACCTATGCACCGCTGCCGCGCGTCGCGGTGCGGCGCGCGCGGCCGCACCTGCCGGGCGCCACCGGCACGGTGCTGGTCGTCGCTGCGGGCACGGCCGATCTGCCGGTCGCCGAGGAGGCGGCGCTGTGCGCCGAGACCATGGGTCTCACGGTCGAGCGCCTGTGGGACGTCGGCGTCTCCGGCCTGCACCGGCTGCTCGCGGAGCGCGAGCGGCTGTGGGCGGCGTCGGTGCTGATCGTGGTCGCGGGCATGGAGGGCGCGCTGCCGAGCGTCGTCGGCGGGCTCGTGCAGCGGCCGGTGATCGCCGTGCCGACGAGCGTCGGCTACGGCGCCAGCTACAAGGGACTCGCCGCGCTGCTCGGCATGCTCTCGAGCTGCGCCGCCGGTCTCACGGTCGTCAACATCGACAACGGGTTCGGAGCGGCCGCCGCCGCGGCGCGCATCATGCTGCCGCACCCCGACGAGGAGAGCACCTGATGCGACGCTGGTATGCGCTGTCGGCGATCGGTCGCGATCGTCCCGGCATCGTGGCCGATCTGGCCGAGCTGATCTACGACTGCGACTGCAACCTCGAGGACTCGCGCATGACGATCCTCGGCTCGGAGTTCGCGGTCCTCCTGCTGCTGTCGGGGCAGGGCGAGGAGGTGGAGCGACGCCTCTCGTCGGGCTGCAAGCGCCTCGAGTGGGAGAAGCGCCTGACGGTGTTCTTCCGCCCGCTCGACGAGGTGCCCGACACCACGCCGCCGCGCGGCACGCCGCTCGAGTGCGTGGTCACCGGTGTCGACAAGGCAGGCATCGTGGCGCGCGTCGCGCGCATCGTCGCCGACCAGGGGGCGAACATCCTCGATCTGCAGTCCGAGCTGCGGCCGGAGCCCGAGACGGGCACGCCGATGTACACGATGCGGCTGCGCCTCGTGGTGCCGCCGGATCGGGATCCGCGCTCGCTGCGCGAGGCGCTCGAGAAGGTGGCGGCCGAGCTGCGCGTCGACCTGAGCGTCTGAGCGGCGGGCTCGGCCGCTCAGCGCCGGGTCGGCCACCGGCGCGCGCCCGTTCTCGATCCGGCCGGCATCGAGGTCGCAGCCGACGCCGACGTCGTACCAGCGGCGGCGGCCAGCGGCGCACGCGCCGGTGCGGCGCAGGAAGGTGCGGCGGCCGACCGTCGGCCTCGGCGGCTACGGCGCCAGCTGCGACGGCCCGCGCAGCAGGTCGAGTCCGAGCGCCGGCGCCTGCGGCGCCTCGCTCCACGCCAGCGCGATCGTCGTCGTCGACGCCGGCCGTACGGTGTCCATCACGATCTCGCCGGGCTTCGGCCGCCCGCCGACGCTCGTGTAGCCGGCGTCGCGGCGCATCTTCACGAGGTTGCTGATCGACTCCTCGTAGTACTTCGTGCGCGTGACCGCCGACTGCGCCGGGTCGAAGGTCTCGACGACGAGCGCGTAGGGCGACGGCGGCGGCGGCGCCCAGGTGAGGACGGTGCCCATCGGGCCGGTGTCGCTGATTTGGGGCGTGCGGCGCGTGAGCGGGCTCACGACGGCGAGGTCGGACAGCAGCACGTTGCTGCCGTCGAGCGTCGCGTCGGGCGCGGCCTTGCGCAGGCGGGCGCCGTCGCGCACGACGACCTTCCCGGGTTTCACGAGCGCGCGGGTGCCGGCCCTGGTCTCGACGTAGCGCACGCGGCCGCGCTGGAGCACGACACCGGCGTCGCTCGCGCCGTCGCGCCCGACGGTGGCGGTGGCGCGGACGGGGATCGGCGCGGCGGCGGCATGGGCGGCGGCGGCGAGCAGGTCGTCCGCCTGGGCGGCCCG
It contains:
- the larB gene encoding nickel pincer cofactor biosynthesis protein LarB, whose amino-acid sequence is MDRQQLVALLEAVARGTCPVDEALARLRTMPFEDLGFARVDHHRGLRTGVPEVIFGEGKTPEQVIAIAERLATTEANVLVTRLAAEAGAALVAAVPGFTYAPLPRVAVRRARPHLPGATGTVLVVAAGTADLPVAEEAALCAETMGLTVERLWDVGVSGLHRLLAERERLWAASVLIVVAGMEGALPSVVGGLVQRPVIAVPTSVGYGASYKGLAALLGMLSSCAAGLTVVNIDNGFGAAAAAARIMLPHPDEEST